The genomic DNA GAAGCGTCTGCACCGTAAATAATCGGGTCACCTGTGACAAAGAATTCATCAAGCTTCACTGTGTTCACTCCAATCTGTTGGAATAATAGCTATTATTTTTTGTTTTTGTAGTAGTTGTAATCACAATATTCAAGTGATTTTGGATCTACATAACTTAAGTGGTGACTAGAGAACGTCATGCGTCCAACTACACCAGGTTTAATAATTTCGTTGTACTTCTCTTCGGTTAACTTATCAGCCTTTTCTTGTACTTCTTTAACCCACTTGTCATATTTCTCTTTAGTTTTTGCTTCAACTTCGAACTCCATGTGTGTGAATCCTTCACCAGAGAAGTTCGCACTACGGCCTAGGTAAGAACCTGGCTTATCAGCTTGTAAATAAAGATCCATAATCATGCCATCCATTGTGTACTTCATACCACCAAGTTCTGGTACCCAGAAAGCATTCATTGGGCCGACAGAAGTCAGTTTGAATTGAATTGGTACACCAGCTGGGATATTTAAATAGTTAACGGTTTCAATTTTTTCCTCTGGGTAACTGAATAACCATTTCCAGTTTGCAGATGTAACATAAATTTCAACTGGTTTAATATGTTTGGACTCTTTCGGAACCTCTTCCGAAGCATAAGTTGCTTTTACTGTTGGAATCGATAATGCGATAACGATAATAACAGGAACAAGCGTCCAAATAATTTCTAGTAATGTGTTACCGTGTTGTTCAGGTGGCTCATAGTCCATATTCTCTGGTTTTTCACGATAACGAATCAAGATGACTGTAAACAGAATGAATACAATTGCGATAATTAATGACATAAGCAAGAATGACCAAACAATTAAATCATACTGTGCTTTTGCAACAGGTCCTTGCGGATTTAATACTGCGAGTTTTTTATCACAGCCACCGAGGAACAGAAGTAATGATAACGGAAGAAGCGAAGCCAACTTCCAAAACGCTTTCTTTAGTTGCACGATTGAAAATCTCCTTTCTCCTTGGATTGAAACTATGCCAATAAAACAATATAAACCTATTAATTTATAGAAGGCAATAGTTTTTGATATATTGTTAAAAAATAGACACAAATGCACACTTTTTAAGGTGAATATCATTTGTAACTTGATTACATTGTAAACTATTTTCCAGAGAAAAACGTGATTGTGAAAATTTTAAGATAAATAAAGTTATACCAGGATATCCAAGAAATAGAAAAAAGCTATCTTATCATAAGAAAGATAGCTGAATATTTTGTATATTTAGTTTATTTTTTGTGTGATAGTTCGTGGCTGTTCAAGTGTGACAATTTTTTTATATTTAACTTGGTATAAAATGTAACAAATAATCATAAATGGAATGCCACAATAAAGAGCAATTCTTTGATCTGGAATGAAAGCCAAACTAACAAATGTAATGAAATTGAGTAAGAACGCCACGATTGGAACTAGCGGATAGAGCGGTGTACGATATTTTAAATCATTTATGTCGCCACCATTTTTCACGAAATTTCTACGGAAGAAAAACTGTGAAGCGGCAATTGACATCCAAACGACAACGGCAGCCATTGCTGCAATAGATGTTAAAACTAGAAAGACAGTATCTGCCGCAAATACACTTGTTAATAAGGAAAGGCTAGCAAAAATCAGACTGAAAATTAATGCATTTAGCGGTACACCTTTTTTAGTTAATTTCGTAAATGCTGGGCTTGCCATTCCTTGTTTTGCCATCGCCCACAGCATACGAGAATTTGCGTATAGACCAGAGTTAGCAACGGATAATACAGCTGTAATAATAACAAAGTTCATAATGTCTGCTGCATATGGGACCCCGGCTACATCAAAAACAAGTACAAACGGACTTTCGACTAGATTAGCCTCTTGCCATGGGAGTAAACCTACAACAACTGATATCGCTAAGACGAAGAAGAAGAGAGTTCGCCAAATTGTATTTTTGATCGCTTTTGGAATTGTTTTTTCAGGATTTTCACTTTCTCCTGAAGCGATTCCGATTAATTCTGTTCCTTGGAAGGAGTAATTTACTGTAATCATCGTAAGAAGAACAGCTAATGCACCGTTTGGAAATAGCCCGCCATTTTCAGTGAAATTATGAAGCATCGGAGCTGGCTTTCCATTAAAGTCTAGTAAACCGAACATAACAGCGCCACCAAGTACGATGAAAATAACGATTGTTGCAACTTTTACACTTGCGAACCAAAACTCTGCTTCTGCATATGCTTTTGCTGATAAAGCGTTTACGAGGAAGAGCGCTGCTGCAAATGTAACGCACCAAATCCATGAAGAAACGTCTGGAAACCAGCGTTTCATTAAAATACTTACAGTTGTTAACTCTACGCCAACTGTAACAGCCCAATTTAACCAATACATCCAACCGACAACAAATCCAAAACCAGGTGAAATGAATTTGCTTGCATAGCTTTGGAATGAACCTGCTTCTGGCATAGCAACAGATAATTCACCAAGACATAACATCGTTAAATACATAACAAATCCACCGACTAAAAATGCAAGAATAGCGCCACCAGGTCCGGCATTATGGACGATTTGACCAGATCCCATAAATAGCCCGGTTCCGATAACACCACCGAGTGCAATCATAAATAGGTGTCTACTTTTCATTGTTCGTTTTAAATTTGTTTGTTCAATTTGTTGATTCATATGCCCCTCACCTCGTATTTTCTTGAATGTGTGAACTTCATTTTATTCTGAGTTTTTAATCATTAGTGGGGGATGCAACACACACTCGGTTTATTTGCTATGAAATGAATGGAGTATGTAAAAAATGAACTATGACTAAATACTCTAAGAATGTTTGTTAACATGGTGATATCTTCACCATGTTAACAATTTTGATTTTAGCAAAATATTCTGGAAATGTATATTTATTTTTCTTTTTATTAAAAATAATTAGAATTTTTATAATTAATTCTATGAGCGATAATTCACATGATCTTTCTAGCAAACTAGTAAGAAGAAGGGTACAATGATAAGAGTTGTGTCTGTAAAATAATAATTAATGGAGTTTTGTTTATAATGAAAAAGTTAAAATATCTTTTTGTTTTTGGTATTATACTTGCTGCTGCATTTTTTATAGGGAAAGATAAAATCATGCAAAAGGCGCAAGTTTTACGCTTAGAGTTTCTATCTGAAATGAAAGAAGCAGCTATGATTGAAGATGTTCCGTTTATTAAACAATTACCAGAATTACCTCGAGGATGTGAAGTGACAAGTTTAGCTATGTTGCTGCAATATAAAGGTGTACAAGTAGATAAGATGCAACTTGCTAGCGAAATTTATCGTGTTCCATTTGAACAAAATGGTTTGCGTGGAAATCCTTACGAGGGGTTTGTAGGAAATATTTATACAAAGGCAAAGCCTGGATATGGTGTATACAATAAACCAATCTTTGATTTAGCAGAAAAATATGTTCCTGAAAAAGTAATTAATTTAACAGGTAGAGACATGCAAGATATATATAAAGTAATTAGTTCTGGCTCCCCGGTATGGGTCATTATTAATACGACGTTTAAGCCGCTAGCTGAAAGTAGTTTTGAAACATGGAATACGAGTTCAGGCGAAGTGAAAATTACATATTATGAGCATAGTGCAGTAGTAATTGGATATGATCAAAACTTTGTATATGTAAATGATCCTCTGAAAAATAATCCACGTTTGGCTGTTCCACGAGCAGAATTTGAGAAAGCTTGGGAGCAAATGGGAAAACAAGCGATTACTATTTTATAATAAAGAAAAAGTCATCTTTTGGATGGCTTTTTCTTTTTGGTTTATCATAATTGAAAATTCAGAATATTCTTTTAAAAGTTAACAATTCGCGTTATAATAACATTTAACTTGGTGAAGAAGGAGTGAAGGGGTATGGATGTTGCAAAGGAACTTGTTTTGTCAAAAAATCAGTTAGTTGAGTGGAGAAGGCATTTTCATAAGTATCCAGAGTTATCTTTTCAAGAAGAAAAAACATCGCAGTTTGTGTTCGATATACTTCGGAAATGCCCATATTTAGAAGTGTCACGGCCGACTAAATATAGTGTGATGGCAAAGTTAGTAGGTAAACAGCCGGGCAAAACAGTTGCGGTTCGAGCCGATATGGATGCTCTTCCTATTCATGAAGAAAATGAGTTTGATTTTATTTCTACATATAAAGGTGTGATGCATGCGTGTGGTCATGATGGACATATAGCGATATTACTTGGGGTTGTATATAAGTTAGTAGAAGCAAGAGAGAAGATTAAAGGGGAGATTCGTTTTCTATTCCAACATGCTGAAGAAAATTTTCCTGGTGGTGCAGAGGAGATGATTGCGGCAGGTGTAATGGAAGGTGTGGATTATATCATTGGTGCTCACCTTTGGGCGTCGTTAGAGGTTGGGAAAATAGGCGTTATTTATGGTCCTGCAATGGCTGCACCGGATGTTTTTAAAATTAGGATAGAGGGAAAAGGTGGACATGCTGGAATCCCTCATGAAACGGTGGATAGTATCGCAATCGGTACACAAGTCGTTTCGCAACTTCAGCAAATTGTATCTCGCCTCACGAATCCATTAGATTCTCTCGTAATATCCGTTACTCAATTTCATGCGGGGACAACTCATAATGTAATACCAGAGCAAGCGGAGATTGAAGGGACAGTGCGAAGTTTAAGACATGAGTTACGAGGTGAAACAGAGAAGAAGATTGAGCGGATTGTGAAGCATATTACGGAATCTTACGGAGCGAAATATACGTTTTCTTATGAATATGGATATCGACCAGTTGTAAATAATTATGAAGTTACAGAGCTTATTGAACAAACGGCATTACAACTTTATGGAAGAGATAGAGTTGTTCGTTTGCAGCCGACGATGGCTGGAGAAGATTTTTCGGCGTTTTTACAAAAGGTACCAGGGACATTCTTTTTTATCGGAGCGGGAAATAAAGAGAAAGGTATTATATATCCTCATCATCATCCTCGTTTTACAATTGATGAAGATGCATTACCGATTGGAGTGGAAGTCTTTGTATCAGCCATTATGAATTTTATAAGTAAAGGAGAATGAGATGAAGAAAATATACATCCTAGCGCTTATTCCAGTTCTTTGTTTAGTAGTTGGGCCAATATTTGCGAATTCAGTTACTCCTTACGTATTAGGGATGCCATTTTTATTATTTTGGGTATTATTATCAGTGTTTATTACATCTCTTTGTATGGGGCTTGTGTACGTGTTTGATCCCGCTAATAAGGAGGATGTAAAATGACTGCATTACTTATCATTATTTTATTTTTGTTTCTCGCACTATTTTTAGGGATTCGGGCACAACATGGAAAAGATATGAATTTAGAGCAATGGTCAGTTGGGGGAAGAGGATTTGGCACTATTTTTGTTTTTCTCCTGATGGCAGGTGAGATTTATACGACGTTTACATTTTTAGGGGGAAGCGGCTGGGCGTATAGTAAAGGAGCACCTACCTTTTATATTTTGGGATATGGTGCTTTAGCTTATCTTTTATCGTATTTTTTATTACCACCAATTTGGAAGTATGCGAAAGAGCATAACCTTGTTTCGCAGTCGGATTTTTTTGCGAAGAAATATAGAAGTAAAGCGCTTGGACTTATTGTTTCAGTTGTTGGTGTTGTTTCCATCATCCCATATCTTGTTTTACAGTTAAAGGGACTGGGGATTATCGTTTCAGAAGCTTCTTACGGAAGGGTGTCACCTGTTGTTGCAGTATGGATTGGTGCTATTGTTATAACTATATATGTAATGGTTTCAGGTATACACGGTTCGGCTTGGACGGCTGCTTTGAAGGATATTATGATACTGTTTATCGTTATGTTTTTAGGTATATATTTACCGTATCATTATTATGGAGGATTTCAGCCTATGTTTGAGGCTGTAGAAGCAGCAAAGCCGGGATTTTTATCTTTACCTGAAGAAGGAATGAGTATTTCTTGGTTTGTTTCTACTATTATATTAACGGCCCTAGGTTTTTATATGTGGCCTCATACATTTGCTTCTGCTTTTTCTGCAAAAAATGAAAAAGTATTTCGTAAAAATGCAGCAATTATGCCATTGTATTCTTTAGTGTTACTTTTCGTATTTTTTGCAGGGTTTGCTGCTATATTGCAAGTTCCTGGGTTAAAGGGAGCGGATGTGGATCTTTCGTTATTCCGTCTTGCTTTACAAACTTTTGATCCTTGGTTTATTGGAATTATTGGTAGTGCGGGAGTATTAACGGCGTTAGTTCCAGGCTCTATGCTTGTTATGGCGGCTTCTACACTGTTAGCGAAAAATATTTATCGAACGATGGTTCCATCTGCTTCAGATAGACAAGTTGCTAAAGCTGCAAAGTTATTTGTACCTGTAGTAACGCTCGTAGCAGTTTTATTTACATTTAAAGGAGGAGAAACAATAGGAGCCCTTCTATTAATGGGGTACAGTATTGTTACACAACTTTTCCCTGCACTTGTATGTAGCTTGTTTCCACGTCAGGTTATTACAAAGCAAGGAGCGATTGCAGGAATGGGAATGGGGTTATTAGTTGTTGCATATATCACTTTATCGGGCTCTAATATAGCTACGATGTTTCCGAGTTTTCCGCAGTCTATAAAAGATTTAAATGTAGGTATAGTCGCATTGTTAATTAATATGATTGTGATGTTTGTAGTTAGTGGATTTACAAAAAGTGTATCTATAAAGAAAAACAGCATAATAGTAGAAAAGTAATTCGTTTATTAGAGCTATCTTTGAAAAGAGATAGCTCTTTTTTGTATATATTTTCTTCTATTAGCGGAATCTAACTAAAAACTTGTTGAAAAGGAAGTTAGGTGGGGAAATTGTTAGAGCTTGAAGGTAACTTATTTGAAGTTATGAAAGAAATTAGGGATGAGTTAGGTTCACCTAATGATTTAACAATTAGAGAAGTTGCTCTTGCTGGGAGTTTTACACGTTGTGCGGTTGTGTTTTTATGTGGATTAACAGACAAGGATAATGTTTATAAATATGTCGTTCGTACGCTGCAATACGAAGAAATTCCAAGTGAGGAAGCCGTTGTTCAAACGTTATTGGATCGTTTTATTTCTATCGCAGAAGTGGGTGTAAAGACGAAGTTTCCAGACATTATGAATGCGATTTTAGCGGGAGATACGGTTATATTAATTGATAATATTCAAACGGCTATCGTGATTAATAGTAGAGCTTGGGAAAAAAGAAGTTTAGAACCACCAGTAACTGAAGATTTAATACGTGGACCGAGGATCGGATTAAATGAAGATATTAATGTGAATAAAATGTTAATCCGACGTAGTTTACGTGATCCAAAGTTGAGGTTCCAATCTTATATTATGGGGAAGCGATCGCAGAAAGAAGTAACCCTAGTATATATAGAAGATATTATTAATCCTCACATTGTAAAAGAGTTGGATCGCCGTCTTCAATCAATAGTGACAGATGTCGTTTTGGAAACAGGTACGATTGAACAATTAATTCAGGATAATAATTTATCCCCATTTCCACAGTTTTTGAATACAGAGAGGCCTGATAATATTATAGCCTCATTAGCGAAAGGAAAGGCAGCCATTTTGGTAGACGGATCCCCATTTGCTCTTATTGCGCCACTCGTATTTGTTGATATTTTTCAATCTGTAGAAGATCATTACGAGCG from Bacillus cereus G9842 includes the following:
- a CDS encoding cytochrome aa3 quinol oxidase subunit II; amino-acid sequence: MQLKKAFWKLASLLPLSLLLFLGGCDKKLAVLNPQGPVAKAQYDLIVWSFLLMSLIIAIVFILFTVILIRYREKPENMDYEPPEQHGNTLLEIIWTLVPVIIVIALSIPTVKATYASEEVPKESKHIKPVEIYVTSANWKWLFSYPEEKIETVNYLNIPAGVPIQFKLTSVGPMNAFWVPELGGMKYTMDGMIMDLYLQADKPGSYLGRSANFSGEGFTHMEFEVEAKTKEKYDKWVKEVQEKADKLTEEKYNEIIKPGVVGRMTFSSHHLSYVDPKSLEYCDYNYYKNKK
- a CDS encoding amino acid permease, translating into MNQQIEQTNLKRTMKSRHLFMIALGGVIGTGLFMGSGQIVHNAGPGGAILAFLVGGFVMYLTMLCLGELSVAMPEAGSFQSYASKFISPGFGFVVGWMYWLNWAVTVGVELTTVSILMKRWFPDVSSWIWCVTFAAALFLVNALSAKAYAEAEFWFASVKVATIVIFIVLGGAVMFGLLDFNGKPAPMLHNFTENGGLFPNGALAVLLTMITVNYSFQGTELIGIASGESENPEKTIPKAIKNTIWRTLFFFVLAISVVVGLLPWQEANLVESPFVLVFDVAGVPYAADIMNFVIITAVLSVANSGLYANSRMLWAMAKQGMASPAFTKLTKKGVPLNALIFSLIFASLSLLTSVFAADTVFLVLTSIAAMAAVVVWMSIAASQFFFRRNFVKNGGDINDLKYRTPLYPLVPIVAFLLNFITFVSLAFIPDQRIALYCGIPFMIICYILYQVKYKKIVTLEQPRTITQKIN
- a CDS encoding C39 family peptidase codes for the protein MKKLKYLFVFGIILAAAFFIGKDKIMQKAQVLRLEFLSEMKEAAMIEDVPFIKQLPELPRGCEVTSLAMLLQYKGVQVDKMQLASEIYRVPFEQNGLRGNPYEGFVGNIYTKAKPGYGVYNKPIFDLAEKYVPEKVINLTGRDMQDIYKVISSGSPVWVIINTTFKPLAESSFETWNTSSGEVKITYYEHSAVVIGYDQNFVYVNDPLKNNPRLAVPRAEFEKAWEQMGKQAITIL
- a CDS encoding amidohydrolase, with the translated sequence MDVAKELVLSKNQLVEWRRHFHKYPELSFQEEKTSQFVFDILRKCPYLEVSRPTKYSVMAKLVGKQPGKTVAVRADMDALPIHEENEFDFISTYKGVMHACGHDGHIAILLGVVYKLVEAREKIKGEIRFLFQHAEENFPGGAEEMIAAGVMEGVDYIIGAHLWASLEVGKIGVIYGPAMAAPDVFKIRIEGKGGHAGIPHETVDSIAIGTQVVSQLQQIVSRLTNPLDSLVISVTQFHAGTTHNVIPEQAEIEGTVRSLRHELRGETEKKIERIVKHITESYGAKYTFSYEYGYRPVVNNYEVTELIEQTALQLYGRDRVVRLQPTMAGEDFSAFLQKVPGTFFFIGAGNKEKGIIYPHHHPRFTIDEDALPIGVEVFVSAIMNFISKGE
- a CDS encoding DUF3311 domain-containing protein, with translation MKKIYILALIPVLCLVVGPIFANSVTPYVLGMPFLLFWVLLSVFITSLCMGLVYVFDPANKEDVK
- a CDS encoding sodium:solute symporter family protein — protein: MTALLIIILFLFLALFLGIRAQHGKDMNLEQWSVGGRGFGTIFVFLLMAGEIYTTFTFLGGSGWAYSKGAPTFYILGYGALAYLLSYFLLPPIWKYAKEHNLVSQSDFFAKKYRSKALGLIVSVVGVVSIIPYLVLQLKGLGIIVSEASYGRVSPVVAVWIGAIVITIYVMVSGIHGSAWTAALKDIMILFIVMFLGIYLPYHYYGGFQPMFEAVEAAKPGFLSLPEEGMSISWFVSTIILTALGFYMWPHTFASAFSAKNEKVFRKNAAIMPLYSLVLLFVFFAGFAAILQVPGLKGADVDLSLFRLALQTFDPWFIGIIGSAGVLTALVPGSMLVMAASTLLAKNIYRTMVPSASDRQVAKAAKLFVPVVTLVAVLFTFKGGETIGALLLMGYSIVTQLFPALVCSLFPRQVITKQGAIAGMGMGLLVVAYITLSGSNIATMFPSFPQSIKDLNVGIVALLINMIVMFVVSGFTKSVSIKKNSIIVEK
- the gerLA gene encoding spore germination protein GerLA, which encodes MGKLLELEGNLFEVMKEIRDELGSPNDLTIREVALAGSFTRCAVVFLCGLTDKDNVYKYVVRTLQYEEIPSEEAVVQTLLDRFISIAEVGVKTKFPDIMNAILAGDTVILIDNIQTAIVINSRAWEKRSLEPPVTEDLIRGPRIGLNEDINVNKMLIRRSLRDPKLRFQSYIMGKRSQKEVTLVYIEDIINPHIVKELDRRLQSIVTDVVLETGTIEQLIQDNNLSPFPQFLNTERPDNIIASLAKGKAAILVDGSPFALIAPLVFVDIFQSVEDHYERWVIGTLLRFLRMGSGIIAVLLPAMYVALVSYHQGLIPSKLAYSIAGAREGVPFPAYIETLMMALTMELIREAGIRLPKPMGQTIGIVGGLVIGEAAVNAGIVNPFLVIIIAVTAIATFSLPVYSITITFRILLFVFVLAATAFGLYGIILALIALAIHITNLTSVGIPYTTPIAPAFYKDWKEEFIRMPKSMLKDRPEYLQTKDSTIRPKERK